In Halobacteriovorax marinus SJ, the following proteins share a genomic window:
- a CDS encoding abortive infection system antitoxin AbiGi family protein: MSNYKSLSYISKIFWHFLGPKPVDYVDAKDRLSSYREILTRLESMINDSEEVVLERYIGNGKFYERQFDFAEDNFMANWGTLNSISTLDENKTYLIEEPKALCFCDIPINHLPEHMKKYGDIGIGVRKDVLQSKVNDFLPVHYRPIRNKSDFLNMKDHFSKKDPKERKFRLKRYSKIPTEFSEYDDGYTSKSNTETFSQIYEEREWRTFEKVKLKRSDISFVLLPDRNILKGKTEFRKIQELINSEIGVIYAEELYGE, translated from the coding sequence ATGAGTAATTATAAAAGCTTAAGTTATATATCTAAGATCTTTTGGCACTTTCTTGGGCCTAAACCTGTAGACTATGTAGATGCGAAAGATAGACTTAGTTCATATCGGGAAATCCTGACTAGACTTGAATCTATGATCAATGACTCAGAAGAAGTTGTTTTAGAACGATATATTGGGAATGGTAAGTTTTATGAGAGACAATTTGACTTTGCCGAAGATAATTTTATGGCAAACTGGGGGACATTGAATTCAATCTCTACTCTTGATGAGAATAAAACATACTTGATCGAAGAACCTAAAGCTCTATGTTTTTGTGATATACCCATAAATCATTTACCTGAACATATGAAAAAGTATGGTGATATTGGGATTGGAGTAAGAAAAGATGTTCTTCAATCAAAAGTAAATGACTTTTTACCTGTACACTACAGGCCAATTAGAAATAAGAGTGACTTCTTAAACATGAAGGATCATTTCTCAAAGAAAGATCCAAAAGAACGTAAGTTTCGCTTAAAGAGATACTCTAAGATACCTACAGAGTTTAGTGAGTATGATGATGGTTATACTTCTAAGTCAAATACAGAAACTTTCAGCCAGATATATGAGGAGAGAGAATGGAGGACTTTTGAGAAGGTAAAGCTAAAACGAAGCGATATTAGTTTTGTTCTTTTACCTGATCGTAATATATTAAAGGGAAAAACTGAATTCAGAAAAATACAAGAATTAATAAACTCCGAAATTGGAGTTATTTATGCAGAAGAGTTGTACGGAGAATAA
- a CDS encoding CGNR zinc finger domain-containing protein, whose translation MTSLGWLDGLKRCQSPECKKFFIGRSNVKWCSKTCGSRSRVKKMRKKNKS comes from the coding sequence ATGACCTCACTTGGCTGGCTTGATGGGCTCAAGAGATGCCAAAGTCCCGAATGCAAGAAATTCTTTATCGGTCGATCTAATGTAAAGTGGTGTTCTAAAACTTGTGGTTCAAGAAGTAGAGTTAAAAAGATGAGAAAAAAGAACAAAAGTTAG
- a CDS encoding lanthionine synthetase C family protein — translation MIYNPERHEELTTVNWDERKVIDCIESIYEDSQKNFDSIEKQTMYFGKAGALFGLLEISKFLNRPLSLDPKKVISEVYAAYLKNPDTESVVPSLYLGEVGILLVEYLVNPSKNLENKLFHLVKSNIENPTLEALWAAPGTMIAASWFYDKTKKDEWRELFVENAEYLITKLKEQSDENLIWQQDLYGKKVRYTGAGHGYFGNMFGILKNIDLLKSDDKEYVLSHIKLVLDELAIEEDGAVNWAPVFPSNPELKPLTQWCHGAPGIINSLKRYPQNDPVVESLLVKAGELIWRAGPLTKGVGICHGTDGNGFSFLQLNKRTGNEMWLERARKFAMHCLSQRKNEYTLFTGDIGLALYLIACIEKTDNFPFLDDF, via the coding sequence ATGATTTACAATCCAGAAAGACATGAAGAATTAACCACTGTTAATTGGGATGAAAGAAAAGTCATTGATTGTATAGAGTCTATATATGAGGACTCTCAGAAAAACTTTGATAGTATTGAAAAGCAAACAATGTACTTTGGAAAAGCTGGAGCTTTATTTGGTCTTTTAGAAATATCGAAATTCTTAAATAGGCCTTTGTCTCTAGATCCTAAGAAAGTTATTTCTGAAGTTTATGCGGCTTACTTAAAAAATCCAGATACAGAAAGTGTTGTCCCATCTCTATATTTAGGAGAAGTAGGAATATTACTCGTCGAATACTTGGTAAATCCGTCTAAGAATTTAGAGAATAAATTATTTCACTTAGTTAAAAGCAATATAGAAAATCCAACTCTTGAGGCCCTGTGGGCAGCTCCTGGGACAATGATTGCTGCGAGTTGGTTTTATGACAAAACTAAGAAAGATGAATGGAGAGAGCTATTCGTTGAGAATGCTGAGTACCTTATTACTAAGCTAAAAGAACAGAGTGATGAAAACTTAATCTGGCAGCAGGACCTGTATGGAAAGAAAGTTCGATATACTGGAGCTGGGCATGGTTACTTTGGTAATATGTTTGGAATTTTAAAGAATATTGATTTGTTAAAATCTGACGATAAAGAGTATGTCCTATCGCATATAAAATTGGTGTTAGACGAATTAGCAATTGAAGAAGATGGCGCAGTTAATTGGGCGCCAGTATTTCCTTCGAACCCTGAACTTAAACCATTAACTCAATGGTGTCATGGAGCTCCGGGAATTATAAATAGTCTAAAGCGGTACCCTCAAAATGACCCTGTAGTAGAGAGCTTACTCGTAAAGGCCGGCGAACTCATATGGAGAGCTGGACCACTCACAAAGGGTGTTGGCATTTGTCATGGAACTGATGGAAATGGATTTTCATTCCTACAATTGAATAAAAGAACAGGGAATGAAATGTGGCTAGAAAGGGCGAGGAAGTTTGCCATGCATTGCCTTTCACAACGTAAGAACGAGTACACACTATTTACAGGTGATATTGGCTTGGCCTTATATCTAATTGCGTGCATAGAAAAGACAGATAACTTTCCATTTCTTGATGATTTCTAA
- a CDS encoding type IV toxin-antitoxin system AbiEi family antitoxin domain-containing protein, which produces MSENKIKELRDIIGNRSFQTKDALEHGVSSRMLSFYTNRGDIERIGRGLYIFSDYDVEVDYEFHELVLTAKSIKGSVICLVSALSYWDITDEIQKDYWLAIPNNHPIPKGRKRTRFIRPRDLVTGVISKNIAGVKVKITTPERSVCDAFKYLDEEAAITSLRSYMSQEKVNIPALLNTAKKLKVKKVLEIMREIAEARGKDYPTIDRDKFRDYVSWLTDQKENTK; this is translated from the coding sequence ATGAGTGAAAACAAAATAAAAGAGCTTAGAGACATAATTGGGAATAGAAGTTTCCAAACAAAAGATGCATTAGAGCACGGAGTGAGTTCTCGAATGCTTTCTTTTTATACAAATAGAGGTGATATTGAGCGTATAGGCAGAGGTCTTTACATATTCTCAGATTACGATGTCGAAGTTGATTATGAGTTTCATGAACTTGTACTGACAGCAAAGAGCATAAAGGGTTCTGTAATTTGCCTAGTTTCAGCACTTAGCTATTGGGACATTACTGATGAGATTCAAAAGGATTATTGGCTAGCAATTCCAAATAATCATCCTATTCCAAAAGGTCGAAAGAGAACTAGATTTATTCGACCAAGGGATCTTGTTACTGGAGTAATAAGTAAAAACATTGCTGGAGTTAAGGTGAAGATAACGACGCCTGAAAGAAGTGTCTGTGATGCTTTTAAATATCTCGACGAGGAAGCCGCGATCACTTCACTTCGCTCTTACATGAGTCAGGAAAAAGTAAATATTCCTGCACTTCTTAATACAGCAAAAAAACTTAAAGTAAAAAAGGTTCTAGAGATAATGAGAGAGATTGCTGAGGCAAGGGGCAAAGACTATCCTACAATTGATAGAGATAAGTTTAGAGACTATGTATCATGGCTCACTGATCAAAAGGAAAATACTAAATGA
- a CDS encoding cupin domain-containing protein, producing MNQTAVHTINRQDLACMTEITLEGEVTQLGEVRNFKSHPYLKTHIPEDISISWSALRSGESLKEHYHPCASVLIITEGQGRSTGDSQVDIKAGDVVYIPEWNLHGFIGKGENGFKALSIQFQETAIFESEENPETTYFDRESVPLEERQLQIITREELPSIHEAIVGGVHHNLGTLKNFSSNTLLQELFPSNFSCSWVKLENGQSLAPHRHQEDSMIILTEGKGCFAADKEFPLKKGDIVFVPEGANHGFKTEANQSFWALSVQFNPTGLYENQESPRVNFLSKFDQLIERNNQIAQDFYNNNHTFKISIDSLEKQNTLLDCLQVMSDHFQRLMYLRVGLCDSKAHGKVFMEHFLEELGHNKSLAKERKREKIWDPILESSCAWFVQRNYLLDNSERIIMVQMVLEKCAHLFYSHFANTLQEKSEHINSHMHADEGHDEMGLDLLRDEPDYKYERYFELQKESWSIMNLFIHRIGELL from the coding sequence ATGAATCAAACTGCTGTCCATACAATAAATAGACAAGACCTGGCCTGTATGACGGAAATTACACTTGAAGGAGAAGTCACACAGCTTGGTGAAGTTAGAAACTTTAAGTCTCACCCATATTTAAAGACACATATTCCTGAGGATATTTCTATCAGCTGGAGCGCTCTTAGATCTGGCGAGTCATTAAAGGAGCACTATCACCCATGTGCCAGTGTTCTCATCATTACAGAAGGCCAAGGGCGCAGTACCGGAGACAGCCAAGTGGATATTAAGGCCGGCGACGTAGTGTATATCCCTGAGTGGAATTTACACGGCTTTATCGGAAAAGGTGAAAACGGATTTAAAGCGCTCTCTATTCAATTTCAAGAAACTGCAATTTTTGAATCAGAAGAAAACCCTGAAACGACATACTTTGATCGTGAGTCAGTGCCTCTAGAAGAGAGACAACTTCAAATCATCACCAGAGAAGAGCTCCCTAGTATTCATGAGGCCATCGTTGGTGGTGTTCACCATAACCTTGGAACTTTAAAAAACTTTTCAAGTAATACTCTTTTGCAGGAATTATTTCCAAGTAACTTCTCTTGCTCCTGGGTAAAGCTTGAGAATGGTCAAAGCCTTGCGCCCCATCGTCATCAAGAAGATAGCATGATTATTCTTACAGAGGGAAAAGGTTGTTTTGCAGCAGATAAGGAGTTCCCGCTAAAGAAAGGTGATATTGTTTTCGTTCCAGAAGGTGCAAACCATGGCTTTAAGACTGAGGCCAATCAATCATTTTGGGCATTATCAGTACAATTTAACCCTACAGGTCTTTATGAGAATCAAGAATCTCCAAGAGTGAATTTCTTAAGCAAGTTTGATCAGCTGATTGAAAGAAATAATCAGATAGCACAGGACTTCTACAATAATAACCACACATTTAAAATAAGTATCGACTCACTTGAAAAGCAAAACACCCTACTCGATTGTCTGCAGGTTATGAGCGATCACTTTCAAAGATTAATGTATTTGAGAGTGGGGCTTTGTGACTCTAAGGCCCATGGCAAAGTCTTTATGGAACACTTTCTTGAAGAACTAGGTCATAACAAAAGTCTTGCAAAGGAGCGCAAGAGAGAAAAGATCTGGGACCCAATTCTAGAGTCAAGTTGTGCTTGGTTTGTTCAAAGAAATTATCTTCTAGACAATAGCGAGCGAATCATCATGGTGCAAATGGTCCTTGAAAAATGCGCCCACTTATTCTACTCACACTTTGCAAATACTCTGCAAGAAAAGAGCGAGCATATTAACTCCCACATGCATGCCGACGAAGGACACGATGAAATGGGACTAGACCTTCTTAGGGACGAGCCAGACTATAAATACGAGCGCTACTTTGAACTGCAAAAAGAAAGCTGGTCAATTATGAACCTCTTCATTCATCGAATTGGTGAGTTGCTTTAA
- a CDS encoding LysR family transcriptional regulator, giving the protein MRLRDHIEKLNYFVACVEHGTLRKTSAAIGVGQPQLTKVIKQLEDLLETQLIIRSRQGITTTKDGQLLYDEGKRILQSVDKLEFSLNQSEEELHGEITIGTYDSISRYFFPDFIKYMNSLFPKLSISLYTSRSDDLLSKLKKGKIDFAVFVGKNRSKEIVSKVVYDDHFCFYQSNKLEKSFTKSLIYFPSPLEGDSMKEMTKNFETFHHCMNLETVLSLTSSGLGVGLLPTKVAQEQILSGKLKYIYPSQKFAPHSVSIAKSKKTDSTEVSIVYDEVLRFLNIWLGH; this is encoded by the coding sequence ATGCGCCTTCGCGATCATATAGAGAAACTCAATTATTTTGTGGCCTGTGTTGAGCATGGTACTCTTCGAAAGACCTCTGCTGCAATCGGAGTCGGACAACCACAGTTAACTAAAGTCATCAAACAACTTGAAGACCTTCTTGAGACACAATTAATTATTCGCTCCCGTCAGGGAATTACAACCACAAAAGATGGGCAATTACTTTACGATGAAGGTAAACGCATTTTGCAATCTGTGGATAAGTTAGAATTTTCTCTCAATCAAAGTGAAGAAGAGCTACACGGAGAGATCACGATTGGAACTTACGATAGTATCTCTCGATATTTCTTTCCTGACTTTATAAAGTATATGAATTCTCTTTTTCCAAAACTATCTATAAGTCTCTATACTAGTCGTAGTGATGATCTACTAAGTAAGCTTAAAAAAGGAAAAATAGACTTTGCTGTCTTTGTGGGAAAGAATAGAAGTAAAGAGATAGTATCTAAAGTTGTTTATGATGATCACTTCTGCTTTTATCAATCAAATAAACTTGAAAAATCTTTTACTAAATCTCTCATCTACTTCCCATCGCCTCTAGAGGGGGACTCTATGAAGGAGATGACCAAGAATTTCGAAACTTTTCATCATTGCATGAATCTTGAAACAGTTTTGAGTCTCACGAGTTCTGGACTTGGAGTAGGGCTCTTGCCAACGAAAGTGGCGCAGGAACAAATTCTAAGTGGTAAGCTCAAGTATATTTATCCCAGTCAAAAGTTTGCTCCTCATAGTGTTTCGATCGCTAAGTCAAAGAAGACAGACTCTACAGAGGTAAGTATCGTATACGATGAGGTGCTGCGCTTTCTCAATATTTGGCTTGGGCATTAA
- a CDS encoding GNAT family N-acetyltransferase, producing the protein MSKIILRHLKISDEEQFHRANNAQWGDFPFAHYWETLAEKDFSRYVRILPEFSKGLHLPKGHVPCTFLFAFNDKGEIIGRTSIRHELTEHLLQVGGHIGYGVVPEHRQKGYATSILEESLKYIRSNLAGIDRALVTCDEGNLGSQRTIEKNNGVLENIIDTPSGIRKMRYWISL; encoded by the coding sequence ATGAGTAAGATAATTTTAAGACATTTAAAAATTTCAGATGAAGAACAATTTCACAGGGCCAATAATGCACAATGGGGTGACTTTCCCTTTGCTCACTACTGGGAGACATTGGCTGAAAAAGACTTTTCTAGATACGTTAGAATTTTACCTGAATTTTCAAAAGGTCTTCATCTACCTAAAGGACATGTTCCTTGTACTTTCTTATTTGCCTTCAACGATAAAGGCGAAATTATAGGTCGCACCTCAATTAGGCATGAACTCACAGAGCATTTGCTTCAAGTTGGCGGACACATTGGATATGGTGTTGTTCCTGAGCATCGCCAAAAGGGTTACGCGACTAGTATTCTAGAGGAGTCATTAAAGTACATTAGAAGTAACTTAGCAGGAATTGATAGGGCCCTAGTCACTTGTGATGAGGGGAACCTTGGATCTCAGAGAACTATTGAAAAGAATAATGGTGTGTTAGAGAATATTATCGATACACCCAGTGGAATTAGAAAAATGAGGTATTGGATTTCACTGTAA